One genomic region from Streptomyces sp. Li-HN-5-11 encodes:
- a CDS encoding ATP-binding protein — MTATSRRGGDRRRAGGHQPAGSDGHPGPGIRAEGGAANVTSAATARAYARSVVCERWNSPVRRAREEDVVDLLLVVSELVANAVLHGGGLSGFDALPEDGGVRIVVRDHSDVVPRVAYGSGDLPVDHHGRGYGWPLIIRLAREIAIDRCAGGGKTISVLVPLRETAEPSREGGRAR; from the coding sequence GTGACGGCGACATCGAGGCGGGGCGGCGACCGGCGGCGGGCGGGCGGTCACCAGCCGGCGGGAAGCGACGGGCACCCCGGCCCCGGCATCCGTGCCGAGGGCGGAGCGGCGAACGTCACGAGCGCCGCGACGGCACGCGCGTACGCCCGGTCGGTGGTGTGCGAGCGGTGGAACTCGCCCGTGCGCAGGGCGCGGGAGGAGGACGTCGTCGATCTGCTGCTGGTCGTCTCCGAACTGGTCGCCAACGCCGTCCTGCACGGCGGGGGACTCTCGGGATTCGACGCGCTCCCGGAGGACGGAGGGGTACGGATCGTCGTCCGGGACCACAGCGACGTCGTCCCGCGGGTCGCCTACGGATCCGGCGACCTTCCCGTCGACCACCACGGCAGGGGATACGGCTGGCCGTTGATCATCCGGCTGGCCCGCGAGATCGCCATCGACCGGTGCGCCGGGGGCGGCAAGACCATCAGCGTGCTGGTGCCGCTGCGGGAGACGGCCGAGCCGTCACGGGAAGGCGGCCGGGCCCGGTAG
- a CDS encoding glutamate--cysteine ligase — MRTVGVEEELLLVDPETGEPKALSAAVLARAEADDADQDMFEKELYGQMLEFATHPQTDLAKLGEEIVRCRKEAARHAGEIGCAVAALATSPLPVSPTIGMNRRYQWLADQYGIATREQLVCGMHVHVGVESDDEGVAVLDRIRPWLPVLLALSANSPFWQGKDTGYDSYRSRVWDRWPSAGPTELFGTAERYHRRVADMVASGAILDEKMAYFDARLSERYPTVEIRVADVCLHAESAQLVATLARALVETAAREWRAGTEPVDHSVSLLRLAAWQAARDGTARELLHPATMRRLPAESVVRALLEHVADALADAGDLDRARDALSGLLRRGNGARVQRELMERTGSLRDVVTECVHHTQG; from the coding sequence GTGCGGACCGTCGGAGTGGAGGAGGAACTCCTCCTGGTCGACCCGGAGACCGGCGAGCCGAAGGCGCTGTCGGCCGCGGTGCTGGCCCGGGCCGAGGCGGACGACGCGGACCAGGACATGTTCGAAAAGGAGCTGTACGGCCAGATGCTGGAGTTCGCCACGCATCCGCAGACGGATCTGGCGAAACTCGGCGAGGAGATCGTCCGGTGCCGCAAGGAGGCGGCCCGGCACGCCGGCGAGATCGGCTGCGCGGTGGCCGCGCTGGCCACCTCCCCGCTGCCGGTGAGTCCCACCATCGGCATGAACCGCCGCTACCAGTGGCTGGCCGACCAGTACGGCATCGCGACCCGGGAGCAGCTGGTGTGCGGGATGCATGTGCACGTGGGCGTCGAGTCGGACGACGAGGGCGTCGCGGTCCTCGACCGCATCCGTCCCTGGCTGCCCGTGCTGCTGGCGCTCAGCGCCAACTCCCCGTTCTGGCAGGGGAAGGACACCGGCTACGACAGCTACCGCAGCCGCGTCTGGGACCGGTGGCCGTCGGCCGGACCGACCGAGCTGTTCGGGACGGCGGAGCGCTACCACCGGCGGGTGGCGGACATGGTGGCGTCCGGCGCCATCCTCGACGAGAAGATGGCCTACTTCGACGCACGGCTGTCGGAGCGGTACCCGACGGTGGAGATCCGGGTCGCGGACGTGTGTCTGCACGCGGAGAGCGCCCAGCTCGTCGCCACCCTCGCCCGCGCTCTGGTGGAGACCGCCGCACGGGAGTGGCGGGCGGGCACCGAACCGGTGGACCACAGTGTGAGCCTGCTGCGACTGGCCGCGTGGCAGGCCGCCCGGGACGGGACGGCACGAGAGCTGCTCCACCCGGCGACCATGCGGCGGCTGCCGGCGGAGTCGGTGGTGCGGGCCCTGCTGGAGCATGTCGCCGACGCGCTCGCCGACGCGGGCGACCTCGACCGGGCCCGCGACGCCCTGTCCGGGCTGCTGCGGCGCGGGAACGGCGCGCGAGTGCAGCGGGAACTGATGGAGCGGACCGGCAGCCTGCGGGACGTCGTCACCGAGTGCGTGCACCACACCCAGGGGTGA
- a CDS encoding HAMP domain-containing protein: protein MTSDRTEVVDAAPGDQELRRLLAGLTAVRDGDFGTRLPEDADGLLGDIATVFNGMVDQLSVFTSEVTRVAREVGTEGTLGGQAEVPGVSGTWADLTDSVNAMAGNLTTQVRDIAQVATAVAKGDLSQKIDVPARGEILQLKETVNTMVDQLSAFADEVTRVAREVGTEGRLGGQAKVPGVAGVWRDLTDSVNFMAGNLTAQVRNVAQVTTAVAKGDLSQKITVDARGEILELKNTINTMVDQLSAFAGEVTRVAREVGTEGRLGGQADVKGVKGTWRDLTDSVNFMAGNLTAQVRNVAQVATAVAKGDLSQKITVDARGEILELKNTINTMVDQLSAFADEVTRVAREVGTEGRLGGQADVKGVSGTWKDLTDNVNVMASNLTGQVRSIAQVATAVARGDLSRKITVEAKGEVAALADVINTMVDTLSAFADEVTRVAREVGTEGRLGGQAHVPNVAGTWKDLTDNVNSMASNLTGQVRNIALVTTAVARGDLSKKIDVDARGEILELKTTINTMVDQLSAFADEVTRVAREVGTEGRLGGQAEVEGVSGTWKRLTENVNELAGNLTRQVRAIAEVASAVAEGDLTRSITVEASGEVAELKDNINSMVGSLRETTRANQEQDWLKTNLARISSLMQGHRDLPVVAELIMEELTPLVSAQYGAFYLAEEGERGAALRLVGSYGRPDDDTRPTRFSFGRSLVGQAARSRRTITVDELPEGYVTISSGLGQAVPTALILLPILFEDQVLGVIELAAVTPFRAIHRDFLEQLREAIGVNVNTIVANARTDELLDESQRLTAELQARSAELQAQQEELQRSNAELEEKASLLAAQNRDIEAKNLQIEQARQELEARAQQLSLASKYKSEFLANMSHELRTPLNSLLILAQLLAQNPSRNLTPKQVEYAGIIHSAGSDLLQLINDILDLSKVEAGKMDVTPERVSLRQLIEYVEATFRPMTTQKGLEFGVTTAAGAPADLLTDDSRLRQILRNLLSNAVKFTEQGSVELCIEPAADEEVPQGVVRGGAVVAFRVKDTGIGIPEQHLESIFGAFQQADGTTSRKYGGTGLGLSITREIAHLLGGAVAVDSAPGRGSTFTLFLPVTRHDYEQVLGSGRTPKEVEPAGLPPAAAAGRNAASRQAATAGRRPRRLLVVEERPRGLLTLVAESVVADVARHSPDDAAAPPAVDVITAVGAQEAAGALAAEPCHCVVLDLDMPDGEATRFLQALVGDSALAGVPVLVHSGHRPDVARAQALSAHPDDGSMEFLSSLDELRERIALHLSAEEPGDVLSLVRTDEPQDLAPLVDEAFQGRTVLVVDDDARNLFALSGILEMYGFRVLHAENGRKGIETLVDNPDIALVLMDVMMPEMDGYTATAEIRRLPQYADLPIVAVTAKAMPGDREKSLASGASDYVTKPVDTHDLIACVRRWLSS from the coding sequence ATGACCAGCGACAGGACCGAGGTCGTCGACGCCGCGCCGGGGGATCAGGAGCTGAGGCGGCTCCTGGCGGGCCTGACGGCCGTACGCGACGGCGACTTCGGGACACGGCTGCCCGAGGACGCCGACGGGCTGCTGGGCGACATCGCGACCGTGTTCAACGGCATGGTCGACCAGTTGTCCGTGTTCACCTCCGAAGTCACCCGGGTGGCCCGGGAGGTCGGTACCGAGGGCACCCTGGGCGGGCAGGCGGAGGTGCCCGGTGTGTCGGGCACCTGGGCCGACCTGACCGACTCGGTCAACGCCATGGCGGGCAACCTGACCACCCAGGTCCGCGACATCGCCCAGGTGGCCACCGCCGTGGCCAAGGGCGACCTCTCGCAGAAGATCGACGTGCCCGCGCGCGGCGAGATCCTGCAGCTGAAGGAAACCGTCAACACGATGGTCGACCAGCTCTCCGCCTTCGCCGACGAGGTCACCCGCGTCGCCCGCGAAGTCGGCACCGAAGGACGCCTCGGCGGCCAGGCCAAGGTGCCCGGCGTCGCCGGCGTGTGGCGGGACCTGACCGACTCGGTGAACTTCATGGCGGGCAACCTCACCGCCCAGGTCCGCAACGTCGCCCAGGTGACGACGGCGGTGGCCAAGGGCGACCTCTCCCAGAAGATCACCGTCGACGCCCGCGGCGAAATCCTCGAGCTGAAGAACACCATCAACACGATGGTCGACCAGCTCTCCGCGTTCGCCGGCGAGGTCACCCGCGTCGCCCGCGAGGTCGGCACCGAAGGACGCCTCGGCGGCCAGGCGGACGTCAAGGGCGTCAAGGGCACCTGGCGGGACCTGACCGACTCGGTGAACTTCATGGCGGGCAACCTCACCGCCCAGGTCCGCAACGTCGCCCAGGTGGCGACCGCGGTGGCCAAGGGCGACCTCTCCCAGAAGATCACCGTCGACGCCCGCGGCGAGATCCTCGAGCTGAAGAACACCATCAACACGATGGTCGACCAGCTCTCCGCCTTCGCCGACGAGGTCACCCGCGTCGCCCGCGAGGTCGGCACCGAAGGACGCCTCGGCGGCCAGGCGGACGTCAAGGGCGTGTCGGGTACCTGGAAGGACCTCACCGACAACGTCAACGTGATGGCGTCGAACCTCACCGGGCAGGTCCGCTCGATCGCGCAGGTCGCCACCGCCGTGGCCCGGGGCGACCTGTCCCGCAAGATCACGGTCGAGGCCAAGGGCGAGGTCGCGGCCCTGGCGGACGTGATCAACACGATGGTCGACACGCTGTCCGCGTTCGCCGACGAGGTCACCCGCGTCGCCCGCGAGGTCGGCACCGAAGGACGCCTCGGCGGCCAGGCGCACGTGCCGAACGTGGCGGGCACCTGGAAGGACCTCACCGACAACGTCAACTCCATGGCCAGCAACCTCACCGGCCAGGTGCGCAACATCGCGCTGGTGACCACGGCGGTGGCCCGGGGTGATCTGTCGAAGAAGATCGACGTCGACGCCCGCGGCGAGATTCTGGAGCTGAAGACCACCATCAACACCATGGTCGACCAGCTGTCCGCCTTCGCCGACGAGGTCACCCGCGTCGCCCGCGAGGTCGGCACCGAGGGACGCCTCGGCGGCCAGGCCGAGGTGGAGGGCGTCTCGGGCACCTGGAAGCGGCTGACGGAGAACGTCAACGAGCTGGCCGGCAACCTGACCCGCCAGGTACGGGCGATCGCCGAGGTGGCGAGCGCCGTCGCGGAGGGCGACCTGACCCGCTCGATCACCGTCGAGGCCTCCGGCGAGGTCGCCGAGCTCAAGGACAACATCAACTCCATGGTGGGGTCCCTGCGCGAGACCACCCGGGCCAACCAGGAGCAGGACTGGCTCAAGACCAACCTCGCGCGGATCTCCAGCCTCATGCAGGGCCACCGCGACCTGCCGGTCGTGGCCGAGCTCATCATGGAGGAGCTCACCCCCCTGGTGTCGGCCCAGTACGGGGCGTTCTACCTCGCGGAGGAGGGCGAGCGCGGAGCCGCGCTGCGGCTGGTCGGTTCCTACGGCCGGCCCGACGACGACACCCGGCCCACCCGGTTCTCCTTCGGCCGCTCGCTCGTCGGCCAGGCCGCGCGCAGCCGCCGTACCATCACCGTGGACGAGCTGCCGGAGGGCTACGTCACCATCTCCTCGGGGCTCGGCCAGGCCGTGCCGACCGCGCTGATCCTGCTGCCGATCCTGTTCGAGGACCAGGTGCTCGGCGTCATCGAACTGGCTGCGGTGACCCCGTTCCGGGCCATCCACCGGGACTTCCTGGAGCAGTTGCGCGAGGCCATCGGCGTCAACGTCAACACCATCGTGGCCAACGCCCGCACCGACGAGCTGCTGGACGAGTCCCAGCGGCTGACGGCCGAACTGCAGGCCCGGTCGGCCGAGTTGCAGGCGCAGCAGGAGGAGCTGCAGCGCTCCAACGCCGAACTGGAGGAGAAGGCCTCGCTGCTGGCGGCGCAGAACCGCGACATCGAGGCGAAGAACCTGCAGATCGAGCAGGCCCGGCAGGAACTCGAGGCGCGTGCCCAGCAGTTGTCGCTTGCCTCGAAGTACAAGTCGGAGTTCCTCGCGAACATGAGTCACGAACTGCGCACCCCGCTCAACAGCCTGCTGATCCTCGCCCAGTTGCTGGCCCAGAACCCCTCGCGCAACCTCACGCCCAAGCAGGTCGAGTACGCGGGCATCATCCACTCGGCGGGCAGCGACCTGCTGCAGCTGATCAACGACATCCTCGACCTGTCGAAGGTCGAGGCCGGCAAGATGGACGTCACCCCGGAGCGGGTGTCGCTGCGGCAGCTCATCGAGTACGTGGAGGCCACCTTCCGTCCGATGACGACCCAGAAGGGCCTGGAGTTCGGGGTGACCACCGCGGCGGGCGCGCCCGCGGACCTGCTCACCGACGACTCCCGGCTGCGTCAGATCCTGCGCAACCTGCTGTCCAACGCGGTGAAGTTCACCGAGCAGGGCAGCGTCGAGCTGTGCATCGAGCCGGCGGCGGACGAAGAGGTGCCCCAGGGTGTCGTACGCGGCGGCGCCGTCGTGGCGTTCCGGGTGAAGGACACCGGCATCGGCATCCCGGAGCAGCACCTGGAGTCGATCTTCGGCGCCTTCCAGCAGGCGGACGGCACCACGAGCCGCAAGTACGGCGGGACCGGCCTCGGCCTGTCCATCACGCGGGAGATCGCCCATCTGCTCGGCGGAGCCGTCGCCGTGGACAGCGCACCCGGCCGGGGCAGCACCTTCACGCTGTTCCTGCCGGTGACCCGGCACGACTACGAGCAGGTACTCGGCAGCGGCCGGACCCCCAAGGAGGTGGAGCCGGCCGGACTTCCCCCGGCCGCCGCGGCGGGGCGGAACGCCGCTTCCCGGCAGGCGGCCACGGCCGGGCGGCGCCCACGCCGGCTGCTGGTCGTGGAGGAGCGGCCGCGCGGGCTGCTGACGCTGGTCGCCGAGAGCGTCGTCGCGGACGTGGCCCGGCACAGCCCGGACGACGCTGCGGCACCTCCCGCGGTGGACGTCATCACCGCCGTCGGGGCGCAGGAGGCGGCGGGGGCGCTGGCCGCCGAGCCGTGCCACTGCGTCGTCCTGGACCTGGACATGCCCGACGGTGAGGCGACCCGTTTCCTCCAGGCGCTGGTGGGCGACTCCGCGCTGGCCGGCGTGCCCGTGCTGGTCCACAGCGGCCACCGCCCGGACGTGGCCCGGGCGCAGGCGCTGAGCGCGCACCCGGACGACGGCTCGATGGAGTTCCTCTCCAGTCTGGACGAACTGCGCGAGCGCATCGCCCTGCACCTGTCGGCCGAGGAACCCGGGGACGTGCTGTCCCTGGTCCGCACCGACGAACCGCAGGACCTCGCGCCGCTTGTCGACGAAGCCTTCCAGGGCCGTACCGTCCTCGTCGTCGACGACGACGCGCGCAACCTCTTCGCGCTCAGCGGCATCCTGGAGATGTACGGGTTCCGGGTGCTGCACGCGGAGAACGGGCGCAAGGGCATCGAGACCCTGGTCGACAACCCGGACATCGCGCTGGTGCTGATGGACGTGATGATGCCGGAGATGGACGGGTACACCGCCACGGCCGAGATCCGCAGGCTGCCGCAGTACGCCGACCTGCCCATCGTGGCCGTCACCGCGAAGGCGATGCCCGGGGACCGGGAGAAGTCGCTGGCGTCCGGGGCGAGCGACTACGTCACCAAGCCGGTCGACACCCACGACCTCATCGCCTGCGTACGGCGCTGGCTGTCCTCGTGA
- a CDS encoding DUF6480 family protein yields MSYVNPDPEPERTTGLEPGGSVPPGETPPAESSMPEAGPQETHNPARGWAKAPLTLILVLVVLIAAFFLAYALVLIF; encoded by the coding sequence ATGAGTTACGTCAATCCCGATCCCGAACCCGAACGCACCACCGGCCTGGAACCCGGGGGCTCCGTGCCGCCCGGCGAGACCCCGCCGGCGGAGAGCAGCATGCCCGAGGCGGGGCCCCAGGAGACGCACAATCCGGCCAGGGGCTGGGCGAAGGCCCCGCTCACCCTGATCCTGGTCCTGGTCGTGCTGATCGCGGCGTTCTTCCTGGCGTACGCCCTGGTACTGATCTTCTGA
- a CDS encoding ATP-binding protein, giving the protein MATEPRWDDTLATEGIPSRTARFAGELHHVTGARLAAEEFLDDLARSSLPTAPEHWDDILLVVTELAANAVQYAPGPFELRIRRTFDGVHVTLSDTSTTPPAPRPFHPTRGGGGIGWHLIHTLCDQVSVVVNEGGKDVHVFLPW; this is encoded by the coding sequence ATGGCAACCGAGCCGCGTTGGGACGACACACTGGCTACCGAGGGGATTCCGAGTCGCACAGCTCGCTTCGCGGGTGAGCTGCACCACGTGACGGGTGCGCGCCTCGCCGCGGAGGAGTTCCTCGACGACCTCGCACGCTCCTCCCTGCCGACGGCGCCCGAGCACTGGGACGACATCCTGCTCGTCGTCACGGAGCTCGCCGCGAACGCCGTGCAGTACGCGCCGGGGCCTTTCGAACTGCGTATACGCAGGACCTTCGACGGGGTGCACGTGACGCTGAGCGACACCAGCACGACGCCGCCGGCCCCGCGCCCCTTCCACCCCACGCGCGGCGGCGGCGGTATCGGCTGGCACCTCATCCACACGCTGTGCGACCAGGTCAGCGTCGTCGTCAACGAGGGCGGCAAGGACGTCCACGTCTTCCTGCCCTGGTGA
- a CDS encoding AMP-dependent synthetase/ligase: protein MRDFALAPSTVSSPAGGLADSVFENAELRPALPVLARRPDPASSVWEEVTAVELRDEVTDLARGLVASGISPGHRVAVMARTRYEWTVLSYALWTVGAEVVPIYPTSSRDQVEWILRHSGCVAVVVEDEQGVMTVGSVCATLPLLRHVWQLDAGALAQLVERGSAIPLTTVESLRRIVMPDATAVIAYTSGTSGRAMGCALSHRALASPCDTLLAGWGHTAARSGEQASVLAFLPFSHVYGLMIQGLCIRGGILMGHEPDLSEAALVSALRSFRPTYFYAVPSLFERIYKNFLRTAQQAGRGTLFERAAGTARDFAAAQERQRLGRGSGPGLELRLQHAVYERTVYRKLRAALGGRVVRGTSGGSPLSRELSLFYEGIGIYVHDGYGLTETAGGVTMQPLGREKSGTVGKALPGTAIEVADDGEILVRGPSVFQGYVNDEAATRGALRGGWLATGDLGHLDAEGYLTITGRKKDVIITNSGKSVSPALLEQRLRMHPLVHQAVVVGDNRPCVGALITLDPEFLTHWRAGLALQGDTPGREAREENALREEIGRAVAAANSAVSPSESIRVFRMLPEPFDVASGLLTPSMKLRRDAIVRHYASEIDAMYQARSRAARLRMPSEQTADWDDSDNVFR from the coding sequence ATGCGCGACTTCGCCCTCGCTCCGTCCACCGTTTCCTCCCCGGCCGGCGGACTCGCCGACAGCGTCTTCGAGAACGCGGAACTCCGTCCGGCGCTGCCGGTGCTCGCACGCCGTCCCGATCCCGCATCCTCCGTCTGGGAGGAGGTGACCGCCGTGGAGCTGCGGGACGAGGTGACCGACCTGGCCCGGGGCCTGGTAGCCTCCGGGATCTCGCCCGGCCACCGCGTGGCGGTCATGGCGCGCACCCGGTACGAGTGGACGGTGCTCTCCTACGCGCTGTGGACGGTGGGTGCCGAGGTCGTCCCGATCTACCCCACCTCCTCACGCGACCAGGTCGAGTGGATCCTGCGGCATTCCGGCTGCGTGGCGGTGGTCGTCGAGGACGAGCAGGGTGTCATGACGGTCGGCTCCGTCTGCGCGACGCTGCCCCTGCTGCGTCATGTGTGGCAACTGGACGCCGGGGCGCTGGCCCAGCTGGTGGAACGCGGCAGTGCGATCCCGCTCACCACGGTCGAGTCGCTGCGCCGGATCGTCATGCCGGACGCGACCGCCGTGATCGCCTACACCTCCGGCACCTCGGGACGCGCCATGGGCTGCGCTCTGAGCCATCGCGCGCTGGCGAGCCCCTGCGACACGCTGCTGGCGGGCTGGGGGCACACCGCGGCCCGGTCGGGCGAGCAGGCGTCCGTCCTCGCCTTCCTGCCGTTCTCCCACGTGTACGGCCTGATGATCCAGGGCCTGTGCATCCGCGGCGGCATCCTGATGGGGCACGAACCCGACCTGAGCGAGGCGGCGCTGGTGTCCGCGCTGCGCTCCTTCAGACCGACGTACTTCTACGCCGTGCCGTCCCTCTTCGAGCGGATCTACAAGAACTTCCTGCGCACGGCGCAACAGGCGGGCCGCGGGACGCTGTTCGAGCGGGCGGCCGGCACGGCGCGTGACTTCGCCGCGGCCCAGGAGCGCCAGCGGCTGGGCCGGGGCTCGGGCCCCGGTCTCGAGCTGCGGCTGCAACACGCCGTCTACGAACGGACGGTGTACCGCAAACTGCGGGCCGCGCTCGGCGGCAGAGTCGTCCGCGGCACCTCCGGCGGCTCACCGCTCAGCCGCGAACTCTCCCTCTTCTACGAGGGCATCGGCATCTACGTGCACGACGGGTACGGGCTCACGGAGACCGCGGGCGGTGTCACGATGCAGCCGCTGGGCCGGGAGAAGTCGGGAACCGTCGGCAAGGCGCTGCCGGGCACCGCGATCGAGGTGGCCGACGACGGGGAGATCCTGGTGCGTGGTCCGTCGGTGTTCCAGGGCTACGTCAACGACGAGGCCGCGACCCGGGGCGCTCTGCGCGGCGGCTGGCTGGCCACCGGCGACCTCGGGCACCTGGACGCCGAAGGCTATCTGACGATCACCGGGCGCAAGAAGGACGTCATCATCACCAACAGCGGCAAGAGCGTGTCGCCCGCCCTGCTGGAGCAGCGGCTCAGGATGCATCCGCTCGTCCACCAGGCGGTGGTCGTGGGCGACAACCGGCCGTGCGTCGGGGCGCTGATCACACTGGACCCGGAGTTCCTGACGCACTGGCGCGCCGGGCTGGCGCTGCAGGGCGACACGCCGGGCCGCGAGGCACGCGAGGAGAACGCGCTGCGGGAGGAGATCGGCCGGGCGGTCGCCGCCGCCAACAGCGCCGTCTCCCCCTCGGAGTCCATCCGGGTCTTCCGGATGCTTCCGGAACCCTTCGACGTGGCCAGCGGTCTGCTCACGCCGTCGATGAAGCTGCGCAGGGACGCCATAGTGCGGCACTACGCGTCGGAGATCGACGCCATGTACCAGGCCCGCAGCCGCGCCGCGCGCCTGAGGATGCCGAGCGAGCAGACGGCCGACTGGGACGATTCCGACAACGTCTTCCGCTGA
- a CDS encoding PRC-barrel domain-containing protein, with amino-acid sequence MTIDAIWSYPPQAGRAEGQDLTGYTVVATDGTVGHVDREADHFGMRHLVVDTGVWVFGKSVLVPVGAVAAIDAKERRIAVTCSRGEIKEAPRFRTDSETMDRDYLTRVGEYYHRLPPRTTTSA; translated from the coding sequence GTGACCATCGACGCCATCTGGTCGTACCCGCCGCAGGCCGGTCGTGCGGAGGGACAGGACCTGACCGGTTACACCGTCGTCGCCACCGACGGCACGGTCGGCCATGTGGACCGGGAAGCCGATCACTTCGGGATGCGGCACCTGGTCGTGGACACCGGTGTCTGGGTGTTCGGCAAGAGCGTGCTGGTGCCGGTCGGCGCGGTCGCCGCCATAGACGCGAAGGAGCGGAGGATAGCGGTGACCTGCTCCCGGGGGGAGATCAAGGAGGCTCCGCGATTCAGGACCGACAGCGAGACCATGGACCGGGACTATCTGACACGCGTGGGGGAGTACTACCACCGGCTTCCGCCCCGCACGACGACCAGCGCGTGA